In Anomaloglossus baeobatrachus isolate aAnoBae1 chromosome 3, aAnoBae1.hap1, whole genome shotgun sequence, one genomic interval encodes:
- the LOC142295173 gene encoding oligodendrocyte transcription factor 3-like, with protein MNSDSSSMSSRASSPDIDDMYLRGHHHHLQDSRMNSVSSTQNDIMQQMSEELLSRHSSRDEGESSKYKIKKQLSEQDLQKLRLKINGRERKRMHDLNLAMDGLREVMPYAHGPSVRKLSKIATLLLARNYILMLSSSLEEMKRLVGEIYGGHHSAFHCGTVGHSAAHPVHPPNAVHQMHPILGSALSSNNTSILSGPLPGIGSIRPGHSLLKTTPAPPLPLGSGFQHWAGLPCPCTICQMPPPPQLSTLSGSLNRIAAEGKDLLK; from the coding sequence ATGAATTCTGATTCCAGCTCAATGTCCAGCAGAGCCTCATCTCCAGACATAGATGACATGTATCTCAGAGGCCACCACCATCATCTCCAGGACAGCAGGATGAACTCTGTCTCTTCAACTCAGAATGACATCATGCAGCAGATGTCTGAGGAACTTCTTTCCAGGCACAGTTCTAGAGATGAAGGAGAAAGCAGCAAATATAAGATAAAAAAGCAGCTGTCAGAGCAAGACTTGCAGAAGCTAAGGCTGAAAATCAATGGCAGGGAGCGCAAAAGGATGCATGATCTGAACCTTGCAATGGACGGCCTGAGGGAAGTCATGCCCTACGCTCATGGACCGTCAGTGAGAAAACTTTCCAAAATTGCTACTCTTCTGCTTGCAAGAAACTACATCTTGATGCTCTCAAGTTCGCTGGAGGAAATGAAGCGGCTGGTGGGTGAGATCTATGGGGGCCATCACTCTGCATTTCACTGTGGGACTGTGGGACATTCTGCCGCTCATCCGGTTCACCCACCTAATGCGGTCCATCAGATGCATCCCATCCTGGGCAGTGCACTGTCTTCTAATAACACATCCATTCTTTCTGGACCACTACCAGGAATTGGCAGTATTAGACCTGGACATTCACTACTCAAAACTACACCGGCCCCTCCGCTCCCACTTGGCAGCGGTTTTCAGCACTGGGCAGGCCTCCCATGCCCTTGTACGATCTGTCAGATGCCTCCACCACCTCAGCTGTCCACTCTGTCAGGCAGCCTGAACAGGATCGCTGCGGAAGGCAAAGACTTGCTAAAGTAA